One genomic segment of Acidobacteriota bacterium includes these proteins:
- a CDS encoding ubiquinone/menaquinone biosynthesis methyltransferase: protein MVRDPEKEPSRVRSMFDGIAGRYDLLNHLLSLNLDRRWRRAAARELPELGQGVILDLCGGTGDLSIAAEGSGRAETVICCDFSHEMLARANVKFRQRGVDGSCLVLEADGLNLPFPDGTFDAVTVGFGVRNFVDLDAGLGEIHRVLRPGGRLIVLEFSRPTRAPLAPLYRFYLKRILPRLGDGVHGARGPYGYLARTIAAFDDPETLADRIRDAGFPTCDWSPMTGGIVASHTAIKASR from the coding sequence GTGGTCAGAGATCCCGAAAAAGAGCCCAGCCGGGTCCGTTCGATGTTCGATGGAATTGCCGGGCGCTACGACCTGCTCAATCACCTGCTCAGCCTGAACCTGGACCGCCGCTGGCGACGGGCGGCCGCCAGGGAGCTACCGGAGCTCGGCCAGGGGGTGATCCTGGACCTCTGCGGGGGTACCGGGGACCTCAGTATCGCCGCCGAGGGGTCCGGCCGAGCCGAGACGGTGATCTGTTGTGACTTCTCCCACGAGATGCTCGCCAGGGCCAACGTCAAGTTCCGGCAGCGGGGGGTGGACGGGAGCTGTCTGGTCCTCGAGGCCGATGGCCTGAACCTGCCGTTTCCCGACGGGACCTTCGACGCCGTGACCGTCGGCTTCGGGGTCCGGAACTTCGTCGACCTGGACGCCGGCCTCGGGGAGATCCATCGGGTCCTGCGGCCCGGCGGGCGGCTGATCGTCCTGGAGTTCAGTCGACCGACCCGAGCACCGCTGGCACCGCTCTATCGGTTCTACCTGAAACGGATCCTGCCGAGGCTGGGTGACGGGGTCCACGGTGCACGAGGGCCCTACGGCTACCTGGCACGAACGATCGCCGCCTTCGACGATCCCGAGACCCTGGCCGATCGGATCCGAGATGCGGGGTTCCCGACCTGTGACTGGTCGCCAATGACCGGCGGGATCGTCGCGTCCCACACGGCCATCAAGGCCAGCCGCTAG
- the rplM gene encoding 50S ribosomal protein L13 encodes MKTYVPTRDSIQRDWWIVDADGLTLGRLATQIATRLRGKHKVTFTPHLDVGDHVIVVNAKKVHLTGNKWADKKYRRHSGYPGGLKEITAEKLRDRHPERLIEFAVRGMLPNGPLGRQMARKLKVYGGDKHPHDAQQPKAWTIAVASASR; translated from the coding sequence ATGAAGACGTATGTTCCGACAAGAGACTCGATCCAACGCGACTGGTGGATCGTGGACGCCGATGGTCTGACATTGGGTCGGTTGGCAACGCAGATCGCCACCCGGTTGCGTGGAAAACACAAGGTCACGTTCACCCCGCATCTCGACGTGGGAGACCACGTGATTGTCGTCAACGCCAAGAAGGTCCACCTGACCGGCAACAAGTGGGCCGACAAGAAGTATCGACGTCATAGCGGCTACCCCGGCGGTCTCAAGGAGATCACCGCGGAGAAGCTTCGTGATCGGCACCCGGAGAGACTCATCGAGTTTGCCGTTCGCGGCATGTTGCCCAACGGCCCCCTGGGTCGGCAGATGGCTCGGAAATTGAAAGTGTACGGCGGCGACAAACACCCGCATGACGCGCAACAACCCAAGGCCTGGACCATCGCGGTCGCAAGCGCCTCACGATAG
- the rpsB gene encoding 30S ribosomal protein S2: MVSVTVKELLEAGVHFGHQTRRWNPKMKRYIFGSRNGIYIINLQKTAQLLRDALSFASEIASRGGSVLFVGTKRQAQEVVVEESTRSGQYYIDQRWLGGTLTNFATIRKSINRLKELEEMDEEESAKLTKKERSRLDKERGKLEKSLSGIKTMGKLPQAMFVVDPHKEKIAVAEARKLGIPVIAIVDTNCDPDPIDFPIPGNDDAIRAIKLFAGSFADAIIEGRAAWEARKPSRESDDQKHAAAQPRSVADRVRAREARRLKVRKQAQVVEPQKVPAVAEKAGSND, translated from the coding sequence TTGGTATCCGTCACGGTTAAAGAATTACTGGAAGCCGGCGTTCATTTCGGCCACCAGACCCGTCGTTGGAATCCGAAGATGAAGCGTTACATCTTCGGCTCCCGCAATGGCATCTACATCATTAACTTGCAGAAGACCGCACAGCTCCTGCGCGACGCACTTTCGTTCGCGTCGGAAATCGCCTCCCGCGGTGGCAGTGTTCTGTTCGTGGGGACCAAGCGCCAGGCCCAGGAAGTCGTCGTCGAGGAATCGACACGCAGCGGGCAGTACTACATCGACCAACGTTGGCTGGGTGGAACCCTCACGAATTTCGCCACGATTCGCAAAAGCATCAATCGACTCAAAGAGCTCGAGGAGATGGACGAGGAAGAGTCCGCCAAGCTCACCAAGAAAGAGCGCTCTCGTCTGGACAAGGAACGCGGAAAGTTGGAGAAGAGTCTCTCGGGCATCAAGACGATGGGCAAGCTTCCGCAGGCGATGTTCGTGGTCGATCCCCACAAAGAGAAGATCGCGGTCGCCGAAGCTCGCAAGCTGGGCATCCCGGTAATCGCTATCGTCGATACCAACTGCGATCCCGATCCGATCGATTTCCCGATCCCGGGCAACGATGATGCCATTCGTGCCATCAAGTTGTTCGCCGGGAGCTTTGCCGATGCGATCATCGAGGGTCGTGCCGCATGGGAGGCACGCAAGCCCTCTCGCGAGTCCGACGATCAGAAGCACGCCGCCGCGCAGCCGCGCAGCGTGGCCGATCGTGTCCGAGCCCGCGAAGCGCGGCGACTCAAGGTCCGGAAGCAAGCGCAGGTTGTGGAGCCGCAGAAGGTTCCCGCGGTTGCGGAGAAGGCCGGCAGCAACGACTAA
- a CDS encoding prepilin-type N-terminal cleavage/methylation domain-containing protein, with product MSCRRTNASQSGLTLIELLVAVTVLALAMGVALVLYRDAQASYKVGDNLAEQQQVVRVASDRLTAALRMAGYNTNPDGNRSRPDEQIEVAHESAVFVRADFDSADLVAAVTPEETLDDGAYPTVTTGNDEIIGYVLAKEDGSSTETVTLWADVGEANRDGDVERVDIDGVELVQDEPPYTLYKVWLNNDPSQFGGGGFVLRAPLADNVRSLQFRYFDANGTEIAPPGGGDSESDREDRAAIRRITVDVEGQTRDPLELEGRIDKDDTDPDSRRFLKFRLSGDVSPRNLGKTGIPNLEADVSPPSTPTPPQLYPGHCGGLYAKWSPNPAVDEVSYYKLLYGLDPAALLEQRSVAGTGAYIDGLVDGTTYYVALTAVDAAGNQSGPSTAPSQVTQNFLPGNTPVAPLNLTATNGLTSLNGRVDLSWDAVFDNLGALLDDPQAPMLRDHAGYRLYRGVASGVVTTLVADEAQIPAYPMPAFSDDSAVNCRDYWYEVRGVDHCGAEGEASLEVFGEAESNIKPQVPGSVGAYFNVGTRGIRFEWQHVLEDINNDPIHIDSYIVGRAYLDASDLPAGNEGQFVPLPTQFRVNEYIDLSVVPRGQKAWYRVKAVDACSPANESDYSAAVTPACSFAGRVQINNPDYFARVTDRTRIQFEVTGPAASYLPKRIQFLHVGSGTVGRPDETFSGALPGSSFEYLWQVTTEPRGLYRLLIEVAQESDPACVASASVLVWLRPGGS from the coding sequence ATGAGTTGTCGTCGCACCAACGCATCGCAGTCGGGGCTGACGCTGATCGAGTTGCTCGTCGCCGTGACGGTTCTGGCTCTGGCCATGGGGGTCGCTCTGGTGCTCTACCGCGATGCCCAGGCGTCCTACAAGGTAGGAGATAACCTCGCAGAGCAGCAGCAAGTCGTCCGCGTGGCCAGCGACCGACTGACCGCGGCACTTCGGATGGCGGGCTACAACACCAATCCCGACGGCAACCGCTCGCGACCCGACGAACAGATCGAGGTCGCCCACGAGTCGGCGGTCTTCGTTCGGGCCGACTTCGATTCGGCGGATCTTGTCGCCGCGGTCACCCCGGAGGAGACCCTGGACGACGGCGCCTACCCGACAGTCACCACCGGCAACGACGAGATCATCGGCTACGTCCTCGCAAAGGAAGACGGCAGTAGTACGGAGACCGTCACCCTGTGGGCCGACGTGGGAGAGGCCAATCGTGACGGCGACGTCGAGCGTGTGGATATCGACGGCGTCGAGCTGGTACAGGACGAGCCACCGTACACGCTCTACAAGGTCTGGTTGAACAACGACCCTTCCCAGTTCGGCGGCGGTGGTTTCGTGCTACGTGCCCCGTTGGCGGACAATGTTCGTTCCTTGCAATTTCGGTACTTCGACGCCAACGGCACGGAGATCGCTCCACCCGGAGGAGGGGATTCCGAGAGCGATCGCGAGGACCGGGCCGCCATCCGTCGCATCACCGTCGATGTGGAAGGGCAGACTCGCGACCCCCTCGAACTCGAGGGGCGGATCGACAAGGACGACACGGATCCCGACAGTCGCCGTTTCCTGAAGTTTCGGTTGAGCGGAGATGTCAGCCCGAGGAATCTCGGCAAGACCGGCATCCCGAATCTGGAGGCGGACGTCTCGCCGCCATCGACGCCGACGCCCCCACAGCTGTATCCCGGGCATTGCGGCGGCCTCTACGCCAAGTGGTCCCCCAACCCGGCGGTGGACGAGGTCAGCTACTACAAGCTGCTCTACGGCCTCGATCCTGCGGCCTTGCTGGAACAGCGATCGGTGGCGGGCACCGGGGCCTACATCGACGGTCTCGTGGATGGAACGACCTACTACGTCGCCTTAACCGCCGTCGACGCGGCGGGGAATCAGAGCGGCCCCTCGACGGCACCCTCGCAGGTCACCCAGAACTTTCTCCCAGGCAACACGCCGGTGGCCCCGCTGAACCTCACGGCGACCAATGGCCTGACCAGCCTGAACGGCCGGGTCGATCTGAGCTGGGACGCGGTCTTCGACAACCTCGGCGCGCTGCTCGACGATCCCCAGGCACCGATGTTGAGGGACCATGCCGGTTACCGGCTCTACCGGGGAGTCGCCTCCGGTGTCGTGACAACCCTGGTGGCGGATGAGGCGCAGATCCCGGCCTACCCGATGCCGGCCTTCAGCGACGACTCGGCGGTCAATTGCCGAGATTACTGGTACGAGGTCCGTGGTGTCGATCATTGCGGCGCCGAGGGAGAGGCGTCGTTGGAGGTGTTCGGCGAGGCCGAATCCAACATCAAACCGCAGGTTCCGGGGAGCGTCGGCGCCTACTTCAACGTCGGTACCCGCGGGATTCGGTTCGAGTGGCAGCATGTCCTCGAGGACATCAACAACGATCCGATTCACATCGACAGCTACATTGTCGGCCGGGCCTACCTGGATGCCAGCGACCTGCCCGCCGGCAACGAGGGGCAGTTTGTGCCCCTGCCGACGCAGTTCCGTGTCAACGAATATATCGACCTCAGTGTGGTCCCTCGCGGGCAGAAGGCGTGGTACCGGGTCAAGGCCGTGGACGCCTGTAGCCCCGCCAATGAATCGGACTACTCTGCGGCCGTAACGCCGGCGTGTAGTTTTGCGGGCCGCGTGCAGATCAACAACCCGGACTATTTCGCTCGGGTGACCGACCGCACGCGCATACAGTTCGAGGTGACCGGTCCTGCCGCCTCCTACCTCCCCAAACGAATCCAGTTCCTCCATGTCGGGTCGGGAACGGTCGGTCGTCCTGACGAGACGTTCAGCGGAGCTTTGCCCGGTAGCTCGTTCGAGTACCTGTGGCAGGTGACGACGGAGCCCCGTGGGCTGTATCGGCTTCTGATCGAGGTCGCCCAGGAGAGCGACCCCGCGTGTGTCGCTTCGGCGTCGGTGCTGGTCTGGCTCCGGCCTGGCGGGAGTTGA
- the rpsI gene encoding 30S ribosomal protein S9, producing the protein MSDTSIQHYGTGRRKSSTARVYLRPGKGEITVNRRTFDDYFPNDMLKQIIRQPLAITETGDKFDIHVRVHGGGYTGQAGALRLGIARALCEHNPELRAALKKAGFLTRDSRKVERKKYGQPGARKRFQFSKR; encoded by the coding sequence GTGAGCGACACATCGATTCAGCATTACGGTACGGGCCGCCGCAAGTCTTCGACCGCGCGAGTCTACCTCCGGCCGGGCAAAGGCGAGATCACCGTCAATCGTCGCACCTTCGACGACTACTTCCCCAACGACATGCTCAAGCAGATCATCCGTCAGCCTCTCGCCATCACCGAGACCGGCGACAAGTTCGATATTCACGTCAGGGTCCACGGGGGTGGCTATACCGGTCAAGCCGGCGCCCTTCGTCTCGGGATCGCCCGAGCCCTGTGTGAGCACAATCCGGAACTCCGCGCCGCACTGAAGAAAGCCGGATTCCTGACTCGAGATTCCCGCAAGGTCGAGCGTAAGAAGTACGGTCAACCGGGCGCTCGTAAGCGATTCCAATTCTCGAAACGATAG
- the tsf gene encoding translation elongation factor Ts, translating into MTITAATVKELREKTGVGMMKCKKALEEAGGDVTAAETILRKQGAASAEKKAGRVAGEGLISSYIHTGGKIGVLLEVNCETDFAARSEGFVSFVKGIAMHVAAANPRYLDRESVDKDVLDREREIASDQARQSGKPDNVVEKIVQGKIEKFYKENCLMEQPYVRDPDQTVTQLVTEAVGRIGENIKVRRYSRFVLGDEG; encoded by the coding sequence ATGACGATCACAGCCGCCACCGTCAAGGAACTCCGCGAGAAGACCGGCGTGGGCATGATGAAATGCAAGAAGGCACTTGAAGAGGCAGGGGGCGATGTCACGGCCGCCGAGACGATCCTCCGAAAGCAAGGCGCCGCGTCGGCCGAGAAGAAGGCCGGTCGCGTGGCGGGCGAGGGTCTCATCAGCTCCTACATCCACACCGGCGGAAAGATCGGTGTCCTTCTGGAAGTCAACTGCGAGACGGACTTCGCGGCGCGCTCCGAGGGGTTTGTCTCCTTCGTCAAGGGAATCGCGATGCATGTGGCGGCCGCCAATCCGCGCTACCTGGACCGCGAGTCCGTCGACAAGGACGTGCTGGACCGCGAGCGGGAGATCGCTTCGGATCAGGCTCGCCAGTCCGGCAAACCGGATAACGTCGTCGAGAAGATCGTTCAGGGTAAGATTGAGAAGTTCTACAAGGAGAACTGTCTCATGGAGCAGCCCTACGTCCGCGATCCCGACCAGACCGTGACGCAACTCGTCACCGAGGCAGTGGGTCGGATCGGCGAGAACATCAAGGTCCGACGTTACAGTCGGTTCGTGCTCGGCGACGAAGGCTAG